CGGCGGTTTGCCACAGAATGCGCGCATCACCAACATCTCGTGGAGTCGCGACGGACAATACATTGCCTTTGTACACACAACCTCCACAGGGCTGGAGCTTTGGGTGGTTGAAGTAAGTACAGCCACTGCCCGCCGATTGGCCGATGGCCTCAACGGCGCCATGGGTGATACTTACACATGGTTGTCCGAAAATAAGTTGCTCTTCGCGGCCACACTTGCCAATCGGGGAGAGGCACCAGTGAGGCCGGCTGTGGCCACCGGGCCTGTAGTGCAGGAAAACATCGGGCGCCAGGCTGCTGTGCGCACCTTTCAGGATATGTTGCGCGACGCGTTCGACGAAGCCATTTTTGAGTATTATGCCAGCGCACGTTTGATGGTTTGCGACATTGACGGCAACAAACATCAGTTAGGCGAAGAAGGTCTGATCACCAGTTTCAGCCCCTCTCCCGACGGCAACTATGTTGTGCTGACATACCTGCAAAAGCCATTCTCCTACATTGTGCCATATCAGCGTTTTCCGCAGCGCGTGGTGTTGATTGATAAACAGGGAAATCTGGTCCGTACTTTGGCCGAAGTGCCGATGGCCGACAACCTGCCCCTTGGCTTTGGCGCTGTTAGGACCGGTGCGCGCAGTCACCAGTGGCGTGCCGATCAACCTGCCAGCCTTTACTGGGTAGAAGCCCTCGATGGGGGTGACCCGGCCCGCCAGACGGATTTCAGGGATCAGGTTTATTTTCTTTCAGCGCCATTTGAAGGCGAGGCATATAAGGCTTTTGCCCTAAAGTGGCGTTTTGGCGGTATCATCTGGGGGCATGATACCCTGGCTCTCGTGAACGAAATGTGGCCACGCACACGCCTGGTTAGGCTGATGACTTTCAATCCTTCGCAACCCACCAGGCAACCGAGATTGATTTGGGAACGCAGTTCGGAGGACAGGTACAACAATCCCGGCCGACCACAAACCATTCAGGGGCCTTTCGGACAACAGGTGCTGATGCTCGATAAAAGTGGTGGCAAAATGTTTCTTTTCGGCCAGGGAGCCTCACCTGAGGGCGACCGTCCGTTTGTGGACCAGTACGATTTGCGCACCGGACAATCGCAACGGTTATGGCAAAGTCGGCCACCATGGTACGAAAATCCGGTAGCCATCGTTAATCCCTCAAGGGGTAGCCTGATAATCAGGCGTGAGTCGAACGAGGTGCAACCAAATTTTTACCTGACCGAGCTAAAAAGCCGGAGACTGAGGCAACTCACCAGCTTTTCCGACCCTATGCCTCAACTGAAACGCTTGAACAAACAAATGATACATTACCAACGAGCCGATGGGGTGCCACTTTCGGGCATGCTGTATTTGCCCCCGGATTTCAAACCCGGTTCCGACAAGCCTTTGCCCGCCATCCTTTGGGCATATCCTCAGGAATTTAAGTCAGGCGATGCAGCTGGCCAGGTGAGCGGTTCGCCATATACTTATACACGAATCGGTGCCACCTCAGTGGTAATGTTGGCAACCCAGGGCTATGCTGTGCTCGATAATGCAAGTTTTCCCATAGTAGGCGAGGGCGATAAGGAACCTAACGACACCTTTGTGGAGCAGCTGGTGGCCAATGCCGAGGCCGCCATCAACAAACTGGTTGAAATGGGGGTGGCCGACAGGGACCGCATTGCCGTTTCGGGGCATTCCTACGGTGCATTTATGACAGCTAACCTGCTCACGCACAGCAACCTTTTTGCTGCAGGCATAGCCCGCAGTGGTGCATACAACCGCACCCTCACTCCATTTGGATTTCAAGGCGAGGAACGCACCTACTGGCAGGCCATGGAGACGTATCATAAGATGTCGCCATTTATGTTTGCCGATAAAATGAAAACTCCGCTTCTGCTGATTCATGGTGCCGACGACAACAATTCGGGCACATTTCCCATTCAAAGCGAAAGGTATTACGATGCCCTCCGCGGACATGGGGCCACGGTGCGCCTGGTCATGCTGCCCCACGAGAGCCATGGCTATGCCGCACGTGAATCGGTATTGCATATGCACTGGGAATGGCTGCAATGGTTGGATACGTACGTGAAAAACCGCACAAAATCAACTCCCTGAGAACCGGACATTACCCCTCGCAATCCTGATCCGGTGGGCTTAAGAGAAGGAAAACCTACCGCCCCTGGCGGGCACCTCCGCCTTAGGCGGATATGATCCCAACGCCGGTAAAAACAAAAAACCCGCTGCTTTCGCAGTGGGCTTCTTTCTTGTAGCGGGGGCAGGATTCGAACCTACGACCTTTGGGTTATGAGCCCAACGAGCTGCCTCTGCTCCACCCCGCAGTGTTTAACCTCTTTTAAAAGGGACTGCAAAATTAATTTTCGTTTCTTTGCAAAGCAAGTTTTTTAAGAAATTTTTTCATGAGTCACAAAGCCGGCTACGTCAATATCATTGGAAATCCCAATGTTGGAAAGTCAACCCTGATGAATATGCTGGTTGGCGAAAAGCTGTCGATAATCACTTCAAAGGCACAAACCACGCGTCATCGCATCCTGGGGATTGTTAACGATGACGACTACCAGATCGTTTTTTCCGACACCCCGGGCATCATCCACAAGCCGGCCTATAAGATGCACGAAGTGATGAACAGCTTCGTCAATACCGCCCTCATCGATGCCGACATCATCCTGTTTGTGGTTGATGTTACCGAAAAGACCGACCACAGCCAGACCATTAAACGCATTTCCGATACAGGAGTAAAGGTAATTGTTGCCCTCAACAAAGTGGATCTCATCACACAGGAGCAGGTGCAACAGCTCATCGCCCACTGGCAGCAGCTCATGCCCGGTGCAATCGTTGTGCCTGTAGCCGCTGCACATGGCTACAACATCGAGACCATCCGTCAGCACATTCTGGAGCTCCTTCCCGAGTCGCCCCCATATTTTCCAAAGGATGAACTCACCGACAAAAGCATGCGCTTTTTTGTGTCGGAGATCATCCGCGAGAAAGTGTTGCTCAACTACAAGCAGGAGATTCCCTATGCGGTTGAGGTAGCTGTGGAGAGCTACGAAGAAAGTGAAAGCCTCATCCGCATCAAGGCATTCCTGTTTGTGGCCCGCGAGTCGCAAAAGGCCATCATCATAGGCAAAGGGGGCGAAGCCATCAAAAAAGTGGGTATTCAGGCCCGACAGGATATTGAGGCTTTTGTCGGTAAAAAGGTGTTTCTGGAGCTCAGCGTGAAAGTGGTGAAAGACTGGCGCGACAACGAAAAAATCCTGAAGCGATTTGGTTACGAGCCCAATATGTGATTGAAAGTTAGGAGAATATGAGTATTGTAGCAATTGTAGGCCGGCCCAATGTCGGGAAGTCAACCCTTTTCAACCGCCTGGTGCAGTCGCGCCGGGCTATAGTGGAAGAAACAGCAGGCGTGACCCGCGACCGCCATTACGGCAGCAGCGACTGGAATGGGCGCAACTTTTCGGTTATCGACACCGGCGGTTATGTGCATGGTTCCGACGATATTTTTGAGGCCGAGATCCGCAAACAGGTGCAACTGGCCATTGACGAGGCCGACCTGATTTTGTTTGTGGTCGATGCCATAACCGGCATCCACCCACTCGATGAAGATGTGGCAACCATGCTCCGCAAAACTACCAAACCGGTGATGCTGGTGGTAAATAAAAGCGACAACAGTGCACGACTGAACGACGCACAGGAGTTTTATGCCCTCGGACTGGGCGAGATATTTCCGGTTTCGGCCATCAATGGAAGCGGTACGGGCGAGTTGCTCGACAAATTGGTTGAGATGCTTCCACCCGGCGAGCCGGAAGACCTGTCTGAAATTCCCAGAATAACTGTTGCAGGTCGGCCCAATGTGGGTAAATCGTCGCTGGTGAACACCCTTCTGGGCACCGAGCGCAATATCGTAACCCCCATAGCCGGCACCACCCGCGATGCCATCGACACCCGCGTAAAGCAGTTCGGAATGGACTTCATTCTGGTAGATACTGCCGGTATTCGGCGCAAGACAAAGGTTTCGGAAAATATCGAGTTCTACTCCGTGATGCGTTCCATCCGGGCCATCGAAAGCAGCGATGTGGTTATCCTGATGATTGACGCCACCGCCGGCCTCGAGGCACAAGACCTTAACATCCTGCGACTTGTAGTAAAAAACCGCAAAGGACTGGTGCTGGTGGCCAACAAATGGGACCTGGTAGAAAAAGAGTCGAACACGCTCAAACAATACGAAAATCAGATTCGTGAACGCCTGGCACCGTTTACCGATGTGCCGGTGGTCTTTACCTCAGTCATCGAAAAGCAACGTGTGCTCAAAGCCTTGCAGGAGGCCATGCGTGTGTACGAAAACCGCAAACGGCGCATCCCTACCTCCGAACTCAACGATGCCATGCTGCCCGTGATTGAGGCTGCTCCTCCACCGGCTACCGGTAGGGGTCAGTACATCAAAATCAAATATGTCACCCAACTGAAAACCCCTACCCCGCAGTTTGCCTTTTTCTGCAACTATCCCAGCGAAGTCAAGGAAAGCTACAAGCGATTCATTGAGAATAAGTTGCGCGAAAAATGGGACTTCTGTGGCGTGCCCCTTGAAATTTATTTCCGCGAGAAATGAACGACGATGTACGTATTGATAAATGGCTCTGGGTGGTCAGGCTGTTCAAAACACGCACCCAGGCCGGCGAAGCCTGCCGCGGTGGTAAAGTGAAAATTGGCGGTCAGTCGGTGAAACCCTCACGCGAAATCAAGGTGGGCGACATCATCGAACTCCAATGGAACCACATCAACCGCAAGGTACAGGTTAAACAATTGGGAACCAACAGGGTAGGAGCGGCCCTGGTGGAAAACTTTATGACCGACCTCACCCCAAAGGAAGAATACGAACGCCTGGAGCTGATGCGCCAGTTCAAAGCCGAACACCGGCCCCGGGGCACCGGCAGACCTACTAAAAAAGAACGTCGCATTATCGACCGCATCAAAGACACAGAATCATGAACCGGGCAATAGTTGCATTGCTTTTCGTGCTGGCCACGCTGGAGTTGTCGTGCCAGACGCACAAGCGGCTGCGAAAAACCGACGTTCACACCGTGGCATTTTACAATGTCGAAAACCTTTTCGACACCATCGACGACCTGCACACCCGCGACGAGGAATTCCTGCCTGCCGCACGAGTGGCCTGGAACACACAACGATATATGCGTAAACTCAACAACATCGCGCAGGTGATTGCCTCCATGGATACCCTTGATTTTCCGCATATCCTCGGCCTGGCCGAAGTGGAAAACAAGAATGTACTTAACGACCTGGTTGCGCAGCCACACCTTGCCAAAGCTGGTTACCAGATCATCCACGAGGACGACGATGATCCCCGTGGCATAGAGGTGGCCTTGCTTTACAGAGGCAGTTATTTCAAGCCTGTTTCGCATCAAGCCATTGAATTTCAGGATAGTGTGCCCGAACGCCATATCCTTTATGCAGCGCTGGTGAATGCGCACAACGATACCCTGCATGTGTATGTGAATCATTGGCGCTCGCGTGGGGGCGGACAGGAAATATCGGCCCCATGGCGCATCAGGGCAGCCAGCGCCCTGAGAAGGCATAACGACTCGCTCCTGCAACAAAAACCGAAAGCGCTGATTGTGGTCATGGGCGATTTTAACGACAACCCCACCGATGAGAGCATCGTACAACATCTGCTGGCTTTACCCTCCGACGAGGCCCTGCGCCGGCCCGAGGCCCTGGTCAACCTGGCTTCGGAAGCTTTTGCAGCCGGTCAAGGGACGCTCTACTACGACGGCTGGCACTTTTTCGACCAGATGATAGTGTCGCAACAACTGATGCATGGCAAACGCCTGCGCGTTGAAAGCTTTAGCCCCTTTACCCGTCCGTGGATGCTCTTTACCGACAGCCGGGGCGTACAACGTCCAAACCGCACGCGCTCGGGCTCCAGATATTTCGGCGGCTACAGCGATCACCTGCCGGTTTTGCTAAGGTTAAGTCGTATCAAGTAACAAACTGATCGCTCAGTAATAAACGATATTCTTTACGCCTCCTTTGGGTGAATAGTTTTTTCACGCAGTGATCGCAGAGAATAGCTCGCAAGGATCGCAGAGAAGTACCACAATAATGGATGAGCACTTTAACGTAATACCTTGGATTCTTTGCGTGCTTTGCGGCTCCTTTGCGTGCTTTGCGTGAAAAAACCACCGCCTGTCAGCGACATATAGCGCTGAAGTGCATTGATCAATGTGTAAAAGAACAGGCTGATCAAGATATGACCATTGCCAGCTAGCTGATTGCCAACACAAGGCAGGAAACCGCAAGCAACAATGCCAGAGGCGTGAAAATCAGTTTCTCTATCTTATTTGGCGAACTGATGTTGCCCAGCACATTGAGGGCAAAGAGGCCAGTCATGAACCATAGCAGTAGTTTCAGCCAGAACCCGCCGATGATCATCGGAACGAATTGTGCTGTCTGCAACACCACCCACAGAAAAAACAAATTGGCCAGTAGCGACACCACACCCAGATTGTAGAGCTGTCGCCGGCTGTGAATGCGGCTTCCCCAGACAATTTCCTTTGGGAGCAATCCTGTGAGCACTCCGGTGTGGATAACAGCCGCCACAACCAAAAGCGCCGGGGCCAGATATTTTGCAATGCTTAATAACATCTCCGGTGGAATCGGTTGTTAATTGGTGTCTCCTTTACGGCCTCGTTTGCGCAGCCTGTAAATGCCAACCAGCACAATGGCCAGCAGCACAAATGGCCACAAACCGGCAAACCAGACTAATAATCCCAGGAAAGCATACCAACCGTTCACCGCAGAATTGACCAGCCTGGCAACAAACTGGCTTGCCGGACTGTGGGTCTGATAAAAATCGAGGTTCAGGGTGCTCATGGCCACCTTGTCGTTCAGGTAGCGCAGTCTGCCGGTCATGCTCTCAATTTCGGCACGCACGTTGGCCAGCTCACGTTCTATGGAGAGCATTTCTTCCACTGTACGGGCCTGCTTGAGCAATTCCCTGTAGCGCGTCTCGAGTTCTTTCTTGGTGGCAAGCCTGGCTTCCACATCCACATATTCTTCACCCACATCGCGTTGCGAGATGTTTTTGTTGACCACTCTTTTTGCATGCTGTTCAAGCGCCCTTATCAGCGTATCGAAATTATCTGCCGGCACCCTGATCACCATGTTACGCGAGGTGCGCGTACTTTCGTCGTATGCTCCTTCGGATGAGATGCTGCCGCCTAAAGCCTCGGTTTGTTGCTTCACGAAAGCCGAGGTGAGCTCAATGTTGTGCGTCTCAAGTGTCAGGTAACCTTCTTTGATGATTTTAGGCTCCGGCAGGTCTTTTGTGTTCTCCCCGGCATCCTGAAAGCTTAAGCCTGACATCGGTGTGCTGCTACTGTAATCGTTTGCTCCACCGCAGCTGAGCAGCATGAGCAAGGCGAAAATTGCGGGAATGAGCTGTTTTTTCATGGTTGGAGTTGTTTTTGCCAAATGTATAAAGATTGAGAATTATTCGTCGTTGTTGCAGAGTTTGGCAATAAGCCGCTCAACAGATACAAAGCTGATAGCCTCTGGTAGGTTTTCGGTTCGGGAGGTTTGTTGAGCTGAAACTGCCAGCAAAATCATGTTTTTAGCCGCTTTTCGCTCTGCAATGGCTTGCATGGTTTGTCGGATGTGCGAAGGGCGGCCATCCAGATTGAAAACAACCACCTCGGCAGGCCATGCAAATGCAAGTTGGTAAGCAATTGCCCCATCAGAGGTTTCCGTTTTCAATTTGATTTCCGGACATAATTCGAGCAGGCTGCTGAGGGTTTGCTTGCCGGAGAAGTCAACCAGTAGTATGTTCATCCTTATCGGAAGTTGAAAATCAAAGGAAACAGAAATACCACCACTGCCGTCCAGCCTGCATACAAGGGTAGGAAAATGCCGATACTTTGCCCGGCTTCAGCCAACAACGCGCGATGACGTACAACCTTGAAAATTTTTAACGTGATTAATATTAAATTGCAGAAAATCAGTATATTGCTAACCAAAACCGCAAGTCGGTTTGGCGTGATGCCCCATTCATTGATACGATACAGTATGGCCGACAAAGCAATTCCATTGACAATCAGGGTAAGCACTGCCAGCAAGAGCAGAGCCACCACCTGCCCTTTTTCATCCTTTTGATCGTCGCGGCCCGGGATGGCAAAAAATATCAGTGCCATCACGCCAAGCAGCAAGAGGTTGAAAACCAGTAGGAAATCTCGGTCATGGAAGGGGTCTTTGCCTGAAAAAGGCAATGCAAGCAAATAAATTCCGAGCATGAGCACTACAAGCGGAATAAAGATCCGTGCCACCACAGGAGAAACCTTGCCAACAAGCTGTGGGTTGTTGTGCACCAGCCATGCCCCGGCCAGTGGTATCGAAACAGCACCCCATATGGCAATATATTTTCCGTAAAACTTCTCGATGTTTATGCCTGCTGACCCGAACAAGCCGATGGTAACCACCGATAGTATTCCACCTGCAATAAAAAGTACTGCAGCCATCACAGCCAGGTCGCCGTTGAACCTGAGCCATGCCAGCCGCGTGGCAGTGCTGCGAAACCTATCCTGAGCAAACGAAATTCCGGTGATGAACCAAAGAAACAACACAAGGTGGATGTTGGCCAGATGGAGCGTCTGGCTGCTCTCGTTAGCGGGCAGCATGTTTATATAAACAGCCGACAGCACAAAAATCAGGGCTGAAGCAAGGACAAAAGCTGGCTTAGGTCTGCTTTGGACAAAGAACCATACCGACAGAAAAGGCAAAATGGTAAACGAGATATTTCTGGTAAAATAGAGGTCTTCGGACAGGCCGGCAAATTCCGGAACTTTTGCCACCAGCCACGCCAACAAACTCAGGAAAATCAGCAAAACCCATTCGCTTTGTTTGCCAAAGCTGAGGCTGTTGTCGGGTTTGGTGAGGCGATACCACCAGGCCTGGGCGAGCGGTTTGTCCTGCAGTTGTGGAAATACCTGCCGGAAACTCTGCTCAAACGCTTTGCGGTTCGAACGGTAAAGTTGCTCAAGCTCGGCAGCTTGGTCAATTGCAGACACAATCTGATCTTTCATGGTTTTGGCTATTCTTTGTTTGGCCATCAAACGCTGAGAGTGAGCTGATTATTTCAAATGCGGAAATCTTTGTGAAATATAAACGGGCTTTTTGAGAAAGACTATATCAGACCTAGCCAGCCCTATTTGCCCGTAGTTAACGCACCCCTGCATCAGTCCCATAAACGCATTGCAGCCCAAGCCCGAAGTTTCAGCAAGCGAAAATCAAGTTTTCACACAAAAATTATAAACCCGTCCGGCCCTGCTGAATTCATTGCAAAACATTCACAATCAAACAAATACCCCAAACCATTGACTGCACCTACAACAATGACAACAAAACCAACCCACACCCCTCGCCAGGTCGCCCTCTCGTCAGCTCCTATCATCGCCTCCGAGACACGGCCACGCCAGGTCGCCCCATCGCTGAATTCGCTCATTTCGCCCCGTCTCTAATCTTTGAATCTTTGAATCACTCTATCCTGCAACCCAAAACTCCTGAATCTTACTATCCTCATCAATGGAACGCAGGTGACACTGATCTGGCTGATTTTCGCTGTTTCTATTCTGTGACCATCTGTTCAATCTGCGTCACCTGTGTTCTGTCAACAATGGAACGCTGATCCCGTTTAAGGCCGGGACACGGTGACACTGATCTGGCTGATTTTCGCTGTTTCTAATCTGTGACCATCTGTTCAATCTGCGTCACCTGTGTTCTGTCAACAATGGAACGCTGATCCCGTCTAAGGCCGGAACACGGTGACACTGATCTGGCTGATTTGCGCGGATACAACCACCGACAACCACCGACAACCACAACAACCATGATAACTATGACAACCTCCCGTTACCCGCATCCCGCAACCCGTAACCCGTAACCCATTGAATCTTTGAATCTTTGAATCCCCCAACAATTGCTTCTCCCCATCCTTTTTCGCGGTTAGTGTCGGCCATCAGCCATTTGTCAGAACACACTCACCTTCACGTATCTTTTGGGATTCAGGCGGATGTCTTCGAGCAATTTGCGGAGTTCTTCGGCCGAGCTTTCCAGCTTGCGATAGAGGGTGTCGTTTTGCATAAGCTGACCCATGGTTCCCTGGCCGCTGTTGATGCCTTCCATCAGTTTGTTCAGTTGCGCCAGCGAGCTGTCGGCATGGCGTACGGCCGAGGCAAAGTCGGCTTTGGCGAGCGAATCGCTCAAGGTGGCAAGGTTTTGGATGGTGCGTGTGATCTGGCTGTTGTTTTGCTCAATATTGCGCGAGATCATCTCGATGTTGTAGAGGATGGAGGCAATGCGCGACTGCTGTTGCACCACAAGGTTGTCGATGTTGCCGGTGGCGCTTTCCAGATTCCTTATGGTGCCCGTGATGCTTTGCAGACTTTGGTTAAGGTTTTGCTGCACATTTTCGGAGATGAGCGCCTGTACGATGGTTACCAACGAATCGACCGACGAGATGAGGCTTTCGGCTTTGTTTTTCAGCGGGATCACCTGGGCATTGACTTCTTCCATGAGGCTGGCTTCCACCGCCGATTGTAAAGTGTCGTTGTGATTGGCCATGGAGGCACTGTTGCCGGGGAGGAGTTCGATGGCTTTTGAACCAAGCAGGTCGGAACTGATAATTTTGGCAATTGAGTTGGAGGGTATGGCAACGTCTTCGGTCACAGATAATTCCACGATAAGGCGTCCATTCATGGCGGGATGAAAATATATGCGCTTGACCTGTCCTACCCTGAATCCGCTGATAAGCACCGGGTTGGAGGGGATGAGTCCGGAAACGTTGGTGTATTCCACAAAAAAGATGCGCTCGCGGTTGAAGATGTCGCGTCCTTTCAGGAAGTTGAACCCCCAAAAAAGGACAAACAAGGCCGCAACAAATGATATGCCTACAACGATGAGTTTGATACTTTTCAAGGTCCGGAGGTATTAGGTTGTTAAATGCAGGTCAACTTACGTTACAGATGCAAAGGTAATACAACAGCGTTGCAGGGAGCAATGTTTTGCACTTGTTTCAGGGCGAAGAGGATTTGTGGGCATCGGTTATGGCGATGCGCTGGCCATTGAGAAAGGCCACCACAAAAGCATCCGAATAACCATTCCTGCGCATTCGGTTCTGGTGGTTAACGGCCTCGCGGTAGCTCGTAAAATTGCCTGAGGTGTATTTGTAGAGGCCGTTGTGGAAGTATTTTTCTGCGCTTTCTATGTTTTTGAAACGCTTGTCGCTCAGTGGAATATCCTGTGGGAAGGTGGCAAACTGCACTTTATACACCACGTTGTTATTTTGACTGGTATTCCGGGTAGGGCTTGCCGGGCGTGAGGTTTCGGCCTTCGAAGCCGTGGCGTTCTGGCTGTTGTTTTTGCCTGGTGCAATGCCTGATGCACTTCCAGAGCTGCTTCTGGCCGGTGTGCCGGTGCTGTTGGCTGCGTCACGCGGGCCGGCAGGGAGGGTACCAGCATTTTCGGCTCTTACTGCTTCTTCGCGCATTTCGCGGGTGACGACACTGGTGGCGTTTTCGCGTTCAAATTGTAGTTTGTAGTCGCGAAATGCCCGGTAAATGGCCGAAGCAAGGTAGGTCTTGCCCTCCTCCGACATCATAAAAGCCTCTTCCTCGGGATTGGTGATAAAACCCAGCTCGACAAGTACGCTGGGCATGGTGGTACGGAAGAGCACCAGAAAACCGGCTTGCTGCACGCTTCGGTCTTTGCGGCCAAGCCTTTTGGTAAACTGTTCCTGCACGTTCTGGGCAAAACGAATACTCTGGTTTTTGTTTTCGCTCTGATAAAGCGACAGTGCGATGTAGGCTGCCGTACTGTTGGGGTCGAAATCGCCATACTCCGCGCTATAGTTATCCTCAAGCAGAATGGATGCGTTTTCGAGCTTGGCCACTTCGAGGTTGGCAGCTGTGCGGTGCTCACCCATCACAAAGGTTTCGGCTCCCGAAACTCTGGTGTCCTTTGAAGCATTGCAGTGGATCGAGATGAACAGGTCGGCATCGGCCTGGTTGGCTATGGCCGCCCTGCGATGCAGCTCCACAAATTCGTCCCGGGTTCGGGTATAGATCACCTTGACATCGGGCAGATTCTGCTGGATCAGACGGCCTGTGCTCAGGGCTACGTCGAGCACGATATCCTTTTCTTTAGCTTTCCGGCCTATGGCACCGGGATCACGGCCTCCGTGGCCCGGATCGATGACCACTGTGGTGATCCTGCTGCCCTTTTGTGCCCATGCCGGACAGCCAATAGCTACGAGCATTGCCACAACAAACAGGATGTGCCAACGTTGGATACCGGACATGGGGCTATACCTCATAACAAGCTATATTTGCAGGAGTTTTGTACGCACCACAGCACAAATATACGCATATCAGCCATAGCTGCCTGATTGCATCCAAAAGGGTATCGGCATCCGGCCGGTGCGCATGGCTGGTTTTGTTCATTGTGACTTTTCTTTCTATTTCTGCATCATCAGTCGCCAATCCTTTATCAATCAACGTATTATCCTCGGCTTATCAACAAGCTGCCGATACTGTCCCAACGGATACCCTGGTTGTGGCTGCACCGGTGAAGCAAAAGCTCGAAACCAAAGTTGAACGCACCGCGACCGACAGCATTGTGCAGGACCTGAAAAACCGTATGGTGCACCTCTACGGAAATGCAGTAGTTGTGTATGGCGACATCAAACTCGAGGCGGCATACATCCGTTTCAATTTCGAGACCAATCAGGTGTTTGCCCGCG
This window of the Bacteroidota bacterium genome carries:
- a CDS encoding N-acetylmuramoyl-L-alanine amidase; amino-acid sequence: MRYSPMSGIQRWHILFVVAMLVAIGCPAWAQKGSRITTVVIDPGHGGRDPGAIGRKAKEKDIVLDVALSTGRLIQQNLPDVKVIYTRTRDEFVELHRRAAIANQADADLFISIHCNASKDTRVSGAETFVMGEHRTAANLEVAKLENASILLEDNYSAEYGDFDPNSTAAYIALSLYQSENKNQSIRFAQNVQEQFTKRLGRKDRSVQQAGFLVLFRTTMPSVLVELGFITNPEEEAFMMSEEGKTYLASAIYRAFRDYKLQFERENATSVVTREMREEAVRAENAGTLPAGPRDAANSTGTPARSSSGSASGIAPGKNNSQNATASKAETSRPASPTRNTSQNNNVVYKVQFATFPQDIPLSDKRFKNIESAEKYFHNGLYKYTSGNFTSYREAVNHQNRMRRNGYSDAFVVAFLNGQRIAITDAHKSSSP
- a CDS encoding MCE family protein; the encoded protein is MKSIKLIVVGISFVAALFVLFWGFNFLKGRDIFNRERIFFVEYTNVSGLIPSNPVLISGFRVGQVKRIYFHPAMNGRLIVELSVTEDVAIPSNSIAKIISSDLLGSKAIELLPGNSASMANHNDTLQSAVEASLMEEVNAQVIPLKNKAESLISSVDSLVTIVQALISENVQQNLNQSLQSITGTIRNLESATGNIDNLVVQQQSRIASILYNIEMISRNIEQNNSQITRTIQNLATLSDSLAKADFASAVRHADSSLAQLNKLMEGINSGQGTMGQLMQNDTLYRKLESSAEELRKLLEDIRLNPKRYVKVSVF